The Etheostoma cragini isolate CJK2018 unplaced genomic scaffold, CSU_Ecrag_1.0 ScbMSFa_1589, whole genome shotgun sequence genome has a window encoding:
- the LOC117940060 gene encoding spectrin beta chain, non-erythrocytic 1-like, whose protein sequence is MRQSQVDKLYAGLKDLSEERRGKLDERLRLFQLNREVDDLEQWIAEREVVAGSHELGQDYEHVTMLQERFREFARDTGTIGQERVDTVNRQADELINGGHADAATVAEWKDGLNEAWADLLELIDTRTQILAASYELHKFYHDAKEILNRILDKHKKLPEELGRDQNTVETLQRMHTTFQHDIQALGTQVQGLVTRVQGLGARVLTLSAGDTGTGAGDTGTNTGRWGHG, encoded by the exons ATGCGCCAGTCCCAGGTGGACAAGCTCTACGCGGGGCTGAAGGACCTGTCGGAGGAGCGCCGGGGGAAGCTGGACGAGCGTCTGCGTCTCTTCCAGCTGAACCGCGAGGTGGACGACCTGGAGCAGTGGATCGCCGAGAGGGAGGTGGTGGCTGGGTCCCACGAGCTGGGTCAGGACTACGAGCACGTCACC ATGCTGCAGGAGCGTTTCCGAGAGTTCGCCCGGGACACGGGGACCATCGGCCAGGAGCGCGTGGACACGGTGAACCGGCAGGCGGACGAGCTGATCAACGGCGGCCACGCCGACGCTGCCACCGTGGCCGAGTGGAAGGACGGCCTGAACGAGGCGTGGGCCGACCTGCTGGAGCTCATCGACACGCGCACGCAGATCCTCGCCGCCTCCTACGAGCTGCACAAGTTCTACCACGACGCCAAGGAGATCCTGAACCGCATCCTGGACAAGCACAAGAAGCTGCCGGAGGAGCTGGGCCGAGACCAGAACACGGTGGAGACGCTGCAGAGGATGCACACCACCTTCCAGCACGACATCCAGGCGCTGGGGACACAGGTACAGGGTCTGGTGACACGGGTACAGGGGCTGGGGGCACGGGTACTAACACTGAGCGCTGGGGACACAGGTACAGGGGCTGGGGACACGGGTACTAACACTGGGCGCTGGGGACACGGGTAA
- the LOC117940059 gene encoding spectrin beta chain, non-erythrocytic 1-like — translation KRGGVCERDPSIPSPLLTCLSLFRLQDNVDGGDVVNGVSEPSPTGSPGASRKGKASQAATLPAKTQQDAGSTSQLEGFLHRKHEWEGHNKKASSRSWHNVYCVINQQEMGFYKDQKSASQGIPYHSEIPVTLRDAVCEVALDYKKKKHVFKLKITDGNEYLFQAKDDEEMNVWISTISAAVPGDKVEVTPSSHSTPAPPARAQTLPASVATAATASAAESSPGKREKDKEKRFSLFSKKK, via the exons aaaagagggggtgtgtgtgagcgagacCCCTCCATCCCCAGTCCTCTTCTGACTTGCCTGTCTCTCTTCCGTCTCCAGGACAACGTCGACGGGGGCGATGTGGTGAACGGGGTGTCGGAGCCCAGCCCCACGGGGTCTCCAGGGGCATCTCGAAAGGGCAAGGCCAGCCAGGCGGCAACCCTGCCGGCCAAGACGCAGCAGGACGCCGGGTCCACGTCCCAACTGGAGGGCTTCCTGCACCGCAAGCACGAGTGGGAGGGGCATAACAAGAAGGCCTCAAGCAG gtcGTGGCACAACGTGTACTGTGTGATCAACCAGCAAGAGATGGGTTTCTATAAGGACCAGAAGAGCGCCAGCCAGGGGATCCCCTACCACAGCGAGATCCCCGTCACCCTGAGGGACGCCGTCTGCGAGGTGGCGCTGGActacaagaagaagaaacatgtCTTCAAACTCAA GATCACTGACGGGAACGAGTATCTCTTCCAAGCCAAAGACGAC gAGGAGATGAATGTGTGGATCTCCACCATCTCGGCGGCGGTGCCGGGTGATAAGGTGGAGGTGACGCCGAGCAGCCACAGCACGCCGGCCCCCCCCGCACGCGCTCAGACGCTGCCGGCCTCCGTCGCCACCGCGGCAACGGCGTCGGCGGCCGAGTCCAGCCCGGGCAAACGAGAGAAAGACAAGGAGAAGCGCTTCAGCCTGTTCAGCAAGAAGAAATAG